A single Populus nigra chromosome 13, ddPopNigr1.1, whole genome shotgun sequence DNA region contains:
- the LOC133671492 gene encoding uncharacterized protein LOC133671492 codes for MGASGSSHEPQYVMHFPAQPIYPMRIPHVDELTLEGSHKDKMIGAEGLEKWAALEERVRAVEGNHLYEPVKAAEMCLVPNIVILKKFRVPEFIKYTGTQCPITHLKSYCNKMVEVVQDEKLLIHFFQDSLSDVALTWYMRLDNTKIRGHKESVREYAQRWRETVAQVNPPLLEKEMIGLFSNTFKEPYFEYLVGSSAQSFSDLVVIAERIEQAIRMGRITDPSEKRGFVGRKKEVDVHNVKGEGKSRRHDGIGSVEDRGLEENLVGTMTGFDKKVEVLQRKLEVSEAAKMAAKYFLKHGLPFQYVPITGMPERIKIIKMKCTDQRFGLGFKPRKEDFKRAAEFKRERRLARIEGREPNEGRIQIPPIHVTFPRPAQVINAEGEIERMNKEFSGATIHYLEEINKQETQGGFKDQESLYEELPQLTVSALEDGLPEFVRRLAEGEELNNWEIQEVLIIFKKESESGTSINLQTHCIENNWPKFDKTITSMDEEEDGEDDIEEFKKLIKQFEHAWEPTKEELELINVSTEHDKKELKIGMLITTDMRSELVALLREYVDIFAWSYADMPSLDTEIVVHRLPLIEGCRSVKQKLRRTRPDVLLKVNKEITRQWDAGFLEVVEYSEWVSNIVAVPKKDNKIRVCVDFWDLNRASLKDDFLLPHIDVLVDNAAKSSTHSFMDGSPVIIRLKWLKQIRERRHLSPHGELTVYVDDMIAKSKDEESHIPALRKLFERLRKYQLKWNPAKCTFGVKSGKLLGFVMSNKGIEVDPDKVKAIQDMPAPKIEREVRGFLGRLNYIACFISQLTVTCESIFRLLRKKNPGTWDENCQKAFDKIKQYLQKPPLLVPLVRGRPLILYLTVTESAMGCVLGQQNESGRKEQVIYYLSKKFTECESRYSMVEKLCCSLVWSAKRLRQYMLYYTTWLISRTDPLKYIFENSYMSSRIARWQVLLAEYDIIYMTRKSVKGSAIADHLADNAIEDYKPLNFDFPDENVLVTKKEEKSGWWAICTNNTTEYEACIHGLEVALEMEVGKLEVYGDSMLIIYKVKGEWQTRDEKLRPYQEYLSKLAESFDEIEFTYLGRDRNQFADALATLASMAIIDFGAKIQHVNIEIRNSPSHCCLIEEETDNGPWYTDIKRFIQHQKYPLGASKTDKRTLRRMAMEYYIDGEILYKRSFDGTLLRCLGDLKANKALQEVHGGFVLPTCYKCQVYSDKINAPPAPLFNMVSPWPFAMWGIDVIGLINPKASNGHRFILVAIDYFTKWVEAYSYAHVAQKVVKRFIEKDLICRYGVPERVVTDNAKNFNGKMLTELCTKWKIKHSNSSPYRPKINGVVEAANKNIKKIVQKMVITYKDWHEWLPYALHAYRIAVRTSIGAIPYSLVHGMEAVVPLEVEIPSLRVLMESGLEETEWVKIQYE; via the exons ATGGGGGCAAGCGGATCTTCACATGAGCCCCAATATGTTATGCATTTCCCAGCTCAGCCTATATACCCGATGAGGATTCCTCATGTTGATGAGTTAACCTTGGAGGGGTCTCATAAGGACAAAATGATAGGAGCTGAAGGTTTGGAGAAGTGGGCTGCCCTAGAGGAGAGggtaagggcagttgagggaaaTCATTTGTATGAACCGGTGAAAGCCGCCGAGATGTGTTTGGTACCTAACATAGTCATTCTTAAGAAGTTTAGGGTGCCAGAATTCATCAAATACACTGGAACTCAATGTCCAATAACCCACCTTAAGTCATATTGCAATAAGATGGTCGAGGTAGTGCAAGATGAGAAGTTGTTAATCCATTTCTTCCAGGATAGTTTGAGCGATGTTGCTCTCACTTGGTACATGCGTTTGGATAACACCAAGATAAGGG GTCATAAGGAATCTGTAAGGGAGTATGCACAAAGGTGGCGCGAAACGGTAGCACAGGTTAATCCGCCATTATTGGAGAAGGAAATGATAGGTTTGTTCTCCAATACTTTTAAAGAACCATACTTTGAGTACTTGGTGGGAAGTTCTGCACAAAGCTTCTCTGATTTGGTTGTTATAGCTGAACGAATTGAACAAGCCATTCGAATGGGTAGGATCACAGACCCAAGTGAAAAAAGGGGTTTTGTTGGACGCAAGAAGGAGGTTGACGTCCACAACGTCAAAGGTGAAG GCAAAAGTAGAAGACATGATGGCATTGGGAGTGTTGAGGATAGGGGGCTTGAAGAAAACCTTGTAGGAACCATGACTGGTTTCGACAAAAAGGTTGAAGTCT TGCAAAGGAAACTAGAGGTTTCTGAGGCGGCAAAGATGGCTGCTAAATATTTTCTGAAGCACGGACTGCCATTCCAGTATGTCCCTATCACAGGAATGCCCGAGaggatcaaaataataaagatgaaatgcACCGATCAGAGGTTCGGTTTAGGTTTTAAACCTAGAAAGGAAGATTTCAAGAGAGCGGCCGAGTTTAAAAGAGAAAGGAGATTGGCTCGAATCGAAGGAAGAGAGCCTAATGAAGGCCGAATCCAGATCCCTCCAATACACGTAACATTCCCACGACCTGCACAAGTGATCAATGCTGAGGGTGAAATTGAGAGGATGAACAAAGAATTTAGCGGTGCTACCATCCACTATCTGGAAGAGATCAACAAACAAGAAACCCAAGGGGGTTTTAAAGACCAAGAGAGCCTCTATGAAGAACTACCTCAACTGACTGTGAGTGCTCTAGAGGATGGTCTACCTGAGTTTGTGAGAAGATTAGCTGAAGGGGAAGAGTTGAACAATTGGGAAATTCAAGAAGTcctaattatctttaaaaa GGAATCTGAAAGCGGGACATCGATAAACTTACAAACCCATTGCATTGAGAATAATTGGCCTAAATTTGATAAAACTATAACTTCAATGGATGAGGAAGAAGATGGTGAAGATGACATTGAGGAGTTCAAGAAGCTTATAAAACAATTCGAACATGCATGGGAGCCGACAAAAGAGGAATTAGAATTAATAAACGTAAGTACCGAGCATGAcaaaaaggagttgaaaatagggATGTTGATCACTACAGATATGAGGAGTGAGTTGGTCGCCCTCTTGCGGGAGTATGTGGATATTTTTGCTTGGTCATACGCTGACATGCCCAGTTTGGATACTGAAATAGTAGTGCATAGGTTACCTTTGATTGAGGGTTGCCGATCAGTCAAACAAAAGCTAAGAAGGACAAGACCTGATGTGTTGCTCAAAGTAAACAAAGAGATAACAAGACAGTGGGATGCAGGTTTCTTGGAGGTAGTAGAATATTCTGAATGGGTGTCTAACATTGTGGCGGTTCCCAAGAAGGACAACAAAATCAGGGTGTGCGTGGATTTTTGGGATTTGAATAGAGCAAGCCTAAAGGATGACTTCCTGTTACCTCATATAGACGTGTTGGTGGACAATGCTGCTAAGAGTTCCACTCACTCTTTCATGGATGGTTCTCCGGTTATAATCAGATTAAAATGGCTGAAGCAGATAAGAGAAAGACGACATTTATCACCCCATGGGGAACTTACT gtctacgtggatgacatgatcGCAAAGTCCAAAGATGAAGAAAGCCATATCCCAGCTCTGAGGAAATTGTTCGAGAGGTTGAGAAAATATCAGTTGAAATGGAATCCTGCAAAGTGTACATTCGGGGTGAAATCAGGCAAATTATTAGGATTTGTGATGAGTAATAAAGGCATAGAAGTGGACCCCGACAAAGTAAAAGCCATACAAGACATGCCTGCTCCAAAGATCGAAAGAGAAGTTCGTGGCTTTTTAGGGCGCTTGAACTATATTGCCTGTTTTATCTCACAACTTACAGTCACATGTGAATCGATTTTTCGATTACTCCGAAAGAAGAATCCTGGGACATGGGATGAAAATTGCCAAAAAGCTTTCGATAAAATCAAGCAGTACTTACAAAAACCACCATTGTTGGTACCGCTTGTGCGCGGAAGGCCACTCATCCTGTATTTAACTGTGACCGAATCAGCTATGGGTTGTGTGTTGGGGCAACAAAATGAGTCAGGAAGAAAGGAGCAAGTCATCTACTATTTGAGCAAGAAGTTCACTGAGTGTGAATCCCGTTATAGTATGGTAGAGAAGTTATGTTGTAGTCTGGTGTGGAGTGCGAAGAGGTTGCGACAATATATGTTATACTACACTACCTGGTTGATCTCAAGAACGGACCCACTAAAGTatatctttgaaaactcatacaTGTCGAGTAGAATAGCCAGATGGCAAGTACTGCTAGCTGAGTATGACATCATCTACATGACAAGAAAATCAGTAAAAGGAAGCGCAATTGCTGATCATTTAGCCGATAATGCTATTGAGGATTATAAGCCATTGAACTTTGACTTTCCTGATGAAAATGTGCTAGTAAcgaaaaaggaagagaagagtggTTGGTGGGCCAT TTGTACAAACAACACaactgagtatgaagcttgcatccATGGATTGGAAGTTGCATTAGAGATGGAAGTAGGGAAATTAGAAGTATATGGAGACTCAATGCTAATAATCTATAAGGTAAAAGGTGAATGGCAGACAAGGGATGAAAAGTTAAGACCATACCAGGAATACCTCTCCAAATTGGCTGAAAGCTTTGATGAAATAGAATTTACTTATTTGGGGAGAGACAGAAATCAGTTTGCCGATGCGTTAGCTACCTTAGCTTCTATGGCTATAATTGATTTTGGTGCTAAAATTCAACATGTAAACATCGAGATCAGAAATTCTCCCTCTCATTGTTGTTTAATAGAAGAAGAAACGGACAACGGCCCATGGTACACGGATATAAAAAGATTCATCCAGCATCAAAAGTACCCGTTGGGAGCCTCAAAGACAGATAAAAGGACCTTGAGAAGAATGGCTATGGAATACTAtatagatggagagattttgtatAAAAGGTCATTTGATGGGACTTTGCTGAGATGTCTGGGGGATTTGAAAGCCAACAAGGCCCTACAAGAAGTACATGGTGGATTTGTGCTACCCAC GTGCTACAAATGTCAAGTGTATAGCGACAAAATCAATGCGCCTCCTGCACCCTTATTTAACATGGTGTCTCCCTGGCcctttgcaatgtggggaatagATGTGATTGGGCTTATTAATCCAAAAGCCAGTAATGGACATCGTTTTATCCTTGTAGCGATTGATTACTTTACCAAATGGGTAGAGGCCTACTCATATGCCCATGTGGCTCAAAAAGTGGTCAAACGGTTCATCGAGAAAGATCTAATCTGTAGATACGGTGTACCCGAGAGAGTAGTGACTGATAATGCTAAAAACTTCAATGGAAAGATGTTAACAGAGTTATGCACAAAGTGGAAGATCAAGCATTCCAACTCGTCCCCTTACAGACCTAAGATAAATGGCGTCGTAGAAGctgctaataaaaatataaagaagattGTTCAGAAAATGGTGATTACTTACAAAGATTGGCATGAATGGCTTCCTTATGCTCTCCATGCGTATCGAATAGCAGTGAGGACATCAATCGGGGCTATACCATACTCTTTAGTACATGGAATGGAGGCAGTGGTACCATTGGAAGTAGAAATTCCCTCTTTAAGGGTCCTCATGGAATCTGGACTTGAGGAGACTGAATGGGTCAAGATACAATACGAGTAG